One genomic segment of Pagrus major chromosome 13, Pma_NU_1.0 includes these proteins:
- the LOC141006723 gene encoding odorant receptor 131-2-like has protein sequence MSNATQSQINITVVRGLLERVMLSTVSTVPCFLFLFINGTMLFTLRSKSVFCETSRYILLYNLIFADTVLMALSQLLYILAACRIRLTYPVCGVLAMLTDLTNVISPLTLVVMSLERYVAVCYPLRHAPIITIRNTGMAICVVWTVSLLNVLIRVLLLLNFAFEDLQSLQMTDYCSDIAMILGPMSDLYDKAYTCFVFILATVAITSSYVGVMVAARSASTDKASAQKARNTLLLHLVQLGLSLSSTIHNPMLIAISKVLNKVLLVRIQIVVYVCVIIFPRCLSALIYGIRDQTIRPVFICHLCCLLKLSVITAKVEVSP, from the coding sequence ATGTCAAATGCAACTCAATCTCAGATCAACATCACTGTTGTACGGGGGTTACTGGAAAGAGTGATGTTGTCCACTGTGTCCACAGTgccatgttttctgtttctctttattAATGGAACAATGTTATTCACCTTGAGGAgtaaatctgtgttttgtgagaCCTCCCGTTACATTCTTCTGTATAACCTCATTTTTGCAGACACTGTACTGATGGCACTGAGCCAGTTACTGTACATACTGGCTGCTTGTAGAATAAGACTGACGTATCCTGTCTGTGGTGTCCTTGCCATGCTCACTGATCTCACAAATGTAATCTCGCCACTCACACTGGTGGTGATGTCTCTGGAGAGATATGTAGCTGTGTGTTACCCACTGAGGCATGCtcccatcatcaccatcagaaACACAGGGATGGCTATTTGTGTTGTTTGGACCGTCAGTTTACTTAATGTTCTCATTCGAGTTCTTTTGCTGTTGAATTTTGCATTTGAAGACCTGCAGAGCCTGCAGATGACAGATTATTGCTCTGACATAGCTATGATTCTTGGCCCAATGTCTGATCTTTATGACAAAGCCTACACTTGTTTTGTGTTCATATTAGCTACTGTGGCAATCACTTCCTCCTATGTTGGCGTGATGGTAGCAGCCAGGTCAGCTTCCACAGACAAAGCTTCAGCCCAAAAGGCTcgtaacacactgctgctgcatctgGTGCAGCTGGGCCTCAGTCTCTCCTCAACTATACATAACCCAATGCTCATAGCTATCTCAAAGGTCCTAAACAAGGTATTATTGGTGCGCATTCAAATcgttgtttatgtgtgtgttatcatcTTTCCAAGATGTCTAAGTGCTCTCATCTATGGAATCAGGGATCAGACCATCAGACCCGTCTTCATATGCCATTTATGCTGTCTGCTGAAACTTTCAGTTATCACAGCCAAGGTTGAGGTCTCACCTTAG
- the LOC141006597 gene encoding zinc finger BED domain-containing protein 4-like translates to MSAVWAHFKICEDDRSKAECKLCAGKVSRGGKESTSFNTSNLIKHLRTHHHPEYTEFAKANAKPQQPTLTQVLEKREKMSRENPRAVKITEALTHFIALDDQPLSVVDNVGFRRLLSTLEPRYEIPSRPYITDVMVPKLFEDVKKKVRDQVNKASALSFTTDIWTSSVCPMSLLSLTAQWLDEEFIRHHVTLHAKSFRGSHTSQSIAGAFDSMLQTWNIPKTSVHAVLRDNARNMIKAMSDAELPSLPCTAHTLQLVVHEGLLSQRSVTDAVAVGRKIVGHFKHSALANSRLEDIQLEINQPAKRLQQDVQTRWNSTFYMIQSLIEQKRALGIYVSEYGLPDTLTGHQWILLEKVLSVLGPFEELTRKVSSSDAMAADVIPAVTVLHRFLTRETDEDHGVKAMKGTLAAAVRKRFTDVEANPLYSIATLLHPRYKNRFFSNATTAAHAKEVLKLELLRLPGELDKQEDHDLNEPPSRKPRTDQTTSSLDSIFDEIADEQASASVGTAAVGSSVQVETYLGEAVISREDKPLQYWVVNKVRFPTLARLAGRYLSAPCTSVDSERLFSSVSHIVSESRNRLTADHAEMILFIKKNLPLTFSKEA, encoded by the exons ATGTCAGCAGTCTGGGCTCATTTCAAAATATGCGAAGATGACAGAAGCAAGGCGGAATGCAAACTGTGTGCTGGTAAGGTCTCCAGGGGAGGAAAGGAGAGTACGTCGTTCAATACGAGCAATTTGATAAAACATCTGAGGACACATCATCACCCTGAGTATACCGAGTTTGCTAAGGCTAATGCGAAACCGCAACAACCAACTTTAACTCAGGTTTTGGAAAAGCgagaaaaaatgtcaagagaAAACCCACGGGCAGTTAAAATTACAGAGGCTCTGACTCATTTTATTGCTCTGGATGACCAGCCACTGTCGGTTGTGGACAATGTAGGATTTCGCCGTCTTCTCAGCACACTCGAGCCACGATATGAGATTCCCAGTCGCCCCTACATCACGGATGTTATGGTGCCAAAACTTTTTgaggatgtgaaaaaaaaagttcgcGACCAGGTGAATAAGGCTTCAGCCTTAAGTTTCACCACTGACATTTGGACAAGCAGTGTGTGCCCAATGTCACTGCTCAGCTTAACGGCGCAGTGGCTAGACGAGGAGTTCATTCGTCATCACGTCACACTACATGCAAAGTCATTCCGGGGCTCGCACACCAGCCAGAGCATCGCAGGTGCTTTCGATAGCATGCTCCAGACCTGGAACATTCCGAAGACGTCCGTCCACGCAGTGCTCCGAGACAACGCAAGGAATATGATAAAAGCCATGAGTGATGCTGAGCTGCCCAGCCTACCTTGTACAGCTCACACTCTCCAGCTGGTCGTTCACGAGGGCCTTCTGTCACAGAGAAGTGTTACTGATGCGGTGGCTGTCGGCCGCAAAATAGTTGGGCATTTTAAACATTCTGCTCTGGCCAACTCCCGGCTCGAGGACATTCAATTAGAGATCAACCAGCCTGCTAAGCGGCTCCAGCAGGACGTACAGACCCGCTGGAACAGCACGTTTTACATGATACAGTCCTTGATTGAGCAGAAACGGGCTCTGGGAATATACGTGTCTGAATACGGACTCCCTGATACTCTGACGGGTCACCAGTGGATTCTGCTGGAGAAGGTGCTCTCTGTCCTGGGTCCATTCGAGGAGTTAACTCGGAAAGTTAGCTCTTCAGATGCCATGGCTGCAGACGTCATTCCAGCAGTCACTGTGCTGCACAGATTTCTAACAAGGGAGACTGATGAAGACCATGGGGTCAAAGCGATGAAGGGAACCTTGGCTGCAGCTGTCAGGAAGCGATTCACTGATGTGGAGGCAAACCCACTGTACAGCATCGCAACGCTGCTCCATCCCAG gTACAAAAATCGTTTTTTCTCCAATGCTACCACTGCTGCACATGCCAAAGAGGTGCTGAAACTTGAGCTGCTGAGGTTGCCTGGAGAACTGGACAAGCAGGAGGACCATGACCTGAATGAACCACCTTCAAGAAAACCACGCACGGACCAGACCACCAGCAGTCTAGACAGCATATTTGATGAAATTGCAGATGAGCAGGCATCAGCATCAGTGGGCACAGCTGCAGTAGGTTCAAGTGTACAAGTAGAGACATATCTTGGAGAGGCCGTGATTTCACGGGAAGACAAACCACTACAATACTGGGTGGTTAATAAAGTGCGCTTCCCAACTCTGGCTAGACTGGCGGGCAGATACCTTTCAGCACCTTGCACTAGTGTTGACAGTGAAAGGTTGTTCAGCTCAGTGTCACACATTGTGAGTGAAAGCAGAAACAGGCTCACAGCTGATCATGCAGAGATGATTCTGTTCATCAAAAAGAATCTGCCTCTCACTTTCTCAAAAGAAGCTTAG